A genomic window from Cucumis melo cultivar AY chromosome 8, USDA_Cmelo_AY_1.0, whole genome shotgun sequence includes:
- the LOC103489735 gene encoding two-component response regulator-like APRR7, whose amino-acid sequence MSAHAGRLRELRETNHHAHDGNGSVNNGVSGREQSPVEENELKINGLARNTEDGRKSTVHAQDILQIQQQQQPQGSMVCWERFLHLRSLKVLLVENDDSTRHLVTALLRNCSYEVIAAANGLHAWKMLEDLTNHIDLVLTEVVMPCLSGIGLLCKIMNHKTRKNIPVIMMSSHDSMGLVFKCLSKGAVDFLVKPIRKNELKNLWQHVWRRCHSSSGSGSESGTQTQKSVKSKSVEKSDNNTGSNDEEEDNESIGFNIADGSDDGSGTQSSWTKQAIEVESPRPVSASAWDHKRERPDSTCAQVVHSNADAFANNAAIILTAGCQVQKKQLETATLAKVELGMHRNLDLQLELSTEHPTKLVNRKQNIRLEIGSSGFNEQFNKGHLDLNSESPSSKLKYEETTVTGLGTNLTDSKMDVTVFEAPSCHPKTTDIKNKDVTDSEDFPSLELGLKRLRGVQKTGKAVQDERNVLRRSDSSAFSRYNAGSNSNKTPTGNAGSNSPPSNSPPVNGLEATNQENMQDIRSRSSGNPPNQCSNGDSNNIDMGSTTNNAFSKSVVTNNKSAMGSTVNCLYPSAAFHPVKNDSLSVPQLADNVNNVTTATMQAQSNFVHRESQMQQLCHTYDPTHQLVHNMQRLSSEHNDFSLKKISAAATHCGSNNVLNGTVEGNAANYSVNGSASGSNHGSNGQNGSSTAVNAGGLNMESDNGVGRSGDASGSGSGSGSGSGSGSGNKMDQNKVSQREAALTKFRQKRKERCFRKKVRYQSRKRLAEQRPRVRGQFVRQNTSENTSNAGDG is encoded by the exons ATGAGTGCTCATGCCGGCAGGCTGAGAGAGTTAAGAGAAACAAATCATCACGCCCATGATGGTAATGGAAGCGTGAATAATGGTGTATCCGGCAGGGAACAGAGCCCGGTTGAGGAAAATGAGTTGAAAATCAATGGATTAGCTAGAAATACAGAGGATGGTCGAAAATCCACTGTCCATGCGCAGGACATTCTGCAAATACAACAACAACAGCAGCCTCAAGGATCTATGGTCTGCTGGGAGAGATTTCTACATCTTAGGTCTCTGAAGGTTCTGCTTGTTGAAAATGACGACTCCACTCGCCATTTAGTCACTGCACTGCTTCGTAATTGCAGTTATGAAG TAATTGCGGCTGCAAATGGACTACACGCATGGAAGATGCTAGAAGATCTGACAAATCACATAGATCTCGTCCTAACAGAGGTGGTCATGCCTTGCTTATCTGGCATTGGTCTTTTATGCAAGATTATGAACCATAAAACGAGAAAGAATATACCTGTAATCA TGATGTCATCTCATGATTCAATGGGTTTAGTCTTTAAATGTTTGTCAAAGGGTGCTGTTGATTTTTTAGTGAAGCCCATTCGGAAGAATGAGCTTAAAAATCTTTGGCAACATGTTTGGAGAAGATGCCATAGC TCTAGCGGCAGTGGAAGTGAGAGTGGCACACAGACCCAAAAATCTGTGAAGTCAAAAAGTGTTGAAAAATCAGATAACAACACTGGGAGtaatgatgaagaagaagacaacGAGAGCATTGGTTTCAATATTGCTGATGGGAGCGATGATGGTAGTGGCACACAG AGTTCTTGGACTAAGCAAGCTATAGAAGTTGAAAGCCCTCGACCAGTATCTGCATCAGCATGGGATCATAAACGTGAACGTCCTGATAGTACTTGTGCTCAAGTTGTTCACTCAAATGCTGATGCATTTGCCAATAATGCGGCAATTATTTTGACAGCAGGGTGCCAGGTGCAGAAAAAGCAACTTG AAACTGCTACCTTGGCTAAAGTTGAACTAGGCATGCACAGAAATCTAGATTTACAACTTGAACTCTCTACGGAGCATCCAACCAAGCTAGTTAATAGAAAACAGAACATCAGGCTTGAGATTGGGTCTAGTGGATTCAATGAGCAGTTCAACAAAGGACATCTCGACCTCAACTCTGAGAGCCCATCGAGCAAACTTAAGTATGAGGAAACAACTGTTACTGGTCTTGGTACCAATCTTACTGATTCCAAGATGGATGTCACTGTGTTTGAGGCACCGAGCTGCCATCCCAAGACCACGGACATTAAGAATAAAGATGTTACAGATTCAGAAGATTTTCCATCTCTTGAGCTTGGGTTAAAAAGGCTTAGAGGAGTTCAAAAGACAGGGAAAGCAGTCCAAGATGAGCGGAATGTTTTGAGACGCTCAGATTCTTCAGCTTTTTCTAG GTACAATGCTGGCTCAAATTCTAACAAGACTCCAACTGGTAATGCTGGAAGTAACTCTCCACCTAGCAACTCTCCACCTGTTAATGGCTTAGAAGCTACAAATCAAGAGAACATGCAAGATATTCGATCTCGTTCCAGTGGTAACCCTCCCAATCAATGCTCAAATGGAGACAGCAATAATATCGACATGGGGTCCACTACCAATAATGCATTTTCCAAGTCTGTAGTTACTAATAACAAGTCAGCAATGGGATCAACAGTAAACTGCTTGTACCCATCGGCAGCTTTCCACCCTGTTAAGAATGACAGTCTATCTGTTCCACAGCTAGCTGATAATGTTAATAATGTCACAACTGCAACAATGCAAGCTCAGTCTAATTTTGTGCACAGGGAATCTCAAATGCAGCAACTTTGTCACACGTATGATCCTACTCATCAGCTTGTCCACAATATGCAACGATTATCGTCTGAGCATAATGATTTTTCATTAAAGAAAATATCTGCAGCTGCCACACATTGTGGGTCAAACAATGTTTTAAATGGTACTGTAGAGGGTAATGCAGCAAATTATAGTGTGAATGGTAGTGCCTCGGGCAGTAACCATGGAAGCAATGGCCAAAATGGGAGTAGCACTGCAGTAAATGCCGGAGGGCTGAATATGGAAAGTGATAATGGAGTAGGTCGAAGTGGGGATGCAAGTGGAAGTGGGAGCGGGAGTGGAAGTGGAAGTGGAAGTGGAAGTGGAAACAAAATGGACCAAAACAAAGTTTCACAAAGGGAAGCTGCCTTGACAAAGTTTCGccagaaaagaaaggaaagatgcTTCCGTAAAAAG GTCCGATACCAAAGCAGAAAGAGATTAGCCGAACAGAGACCCCGTGTCAGGGGACAGTTTGTGAGGCAAAACACGAGTGAAAACACAAGCAATGCAGGAGATGGCTAA
- the LOC103489749 gene encoding thylakoid membrane protein TERC, chloroplastic, translated as MTSIIHNGVQISSKLDSPWPKVSSHPHFHPRTWIETVHNHVPQFSSVILNCHPSPRPLVRCSSRIEREGDPSTAEANRTSSVRGTIEGPESKVSSIRNVALCVATAVAFGIGVGLKDGVGKASEFFAGYLLEQSLSVDNLFVFVLIFKYFKVPTEYQNRVLTYGISGAIFFRLTIILLGTATLQRFEAVNLLLAAILLFSSFQLFASDEEDDGDLSDNFVVKTCQKLIPVTATYDGNRFFTLQEGVKKATPLLLTVAVIELSDIAFAVDSIPAVFGVTRDPFIVFSSNFFAILGLRSLFILVADGMSELEYLQPSIGVVLAFIGSKMILDFFGFHVPTEASLGFVAISLSTGVLLSLLKKAD; from the exons ATGACTTCAATCATCCACAACGGCGTTCAAATTTCTTCGAAGCTCGATTCTCCATGGCCTAAGGTTTCATCACACCCTCATTTTCATCCTCGAACATGGATCGAGACTGTCCACAATCACGTTCCTCAATTTTCCTCAG TTATCCTCAACTGCCATCCTTCTCCGCGCCCTTTGGTTCGATGCTCCAGTCGAATCGAGAGGGAGGGCGATCCATCTACTGCAG AAGCCAATAGGACGTCTTCCGTTCGAGGAACGATTGAGGGGCCTGAAAGTAAAGTTTCTTCTATTAGAAATGTTGCTCTATGT GTTGCTACTGCCGTGGCATTTGGTATTGGGGTGGGTTTGAAAGATGGAGTTGGCAAGGCATCTGAATTTTTTGCTGG GTATCTTCTGGAGCAAAGTTTGTCAGTTGACAATCTTTTTGTCTTTGTTTTGATTTTCAAGTACTTTAAAGTGCCAACGGAGTATCAG AATCGGGTGCTTACTTATGGTATTTCTGGTGCAATTTTCTTTCGTCTAACAATCATACTTCTGGGAACAGCCACTCTGCAG AGATTTGAGGCTGTGAACCTGCTTCTGGCTGCTATACTTCTATTCTCATCATTTCAG CTGTTTGCAAGTGATGAAGAGGATGACGGCGATCTATCAGACAACTTTGTAGTAAAGACATGCCAAAAATTAATTCCTGTTACAG CAACCTATGATGGGAATCGCTTTTTTACACTTCAGGAGGGTGTGAAGAAA GCAACACCTTTACTGCTCACCGTAGCTGTAATTGAGCTCAGTGATATAGCATTTGCA GTTGATTCAATACCTGCCGTTTTTGGTGTTACAAGGGACCCTTTCATAGTGTTTTCGTCTAATTTTTTTGCCATTTTAG GTTTGCGATCCCTATTCATTCTTGTAGCTGATGGGATGTCAGAATTGGAGTACTTACAG CCTTCCATTGGCGTTGTTTTAGCATTTATTGGGAGCAAGATGATCCTTGATTTCTTCG GATTCCACGTTCCAACTGAGGCATCTCTTGGATTTGTCGCAATAAGTCTGAGCACTGGTGTCCTCTTGAGTCTGCTGAAGAAGGCTGATTGA
- the LOC103489757 gene encoding protein MODIFIER OF SNC1 11, with the protein MATVAPAGLNDISNSKNPLGENPSQTLEPTISSSAQTPASVPPSSTDGGSSKEGDESKCSGKPSAGDDGAPVSDVQRKMRRAERFGISVQLSEEEKRNSRAERFGMGTTTNGLGASNKTEEVKRKARAERFGLSASVTTDDEAKKKARLARFSSTSKPDPQEEEKRKARAIRFSNPTPNSVTQVDGKGNVETIADVAGKSGGGA; encoded by the exons ATGGCCACGGTAGCACCCGCAGGACTCAATGACATTAGCAATAGCAAGAACCCGCTTGGAGAAAACCCTAGTCAAACCCTAGAACCGACGATTTCTTCATCTGCTCAGACTCCTGCCTCCGTTCCGCCTTCGTCAACTGATGGCGGGTCATCCAAGGAAGGGGATGAATCCAAATGCTCCGGTAAGCCGTCGGCTGGAGATGACGGTGCACCGGTTTCTGATGTTCAAAGGAAAATGCGCCGTGCTGAGCGTTTTGGGATTTCGGTGCAATTGTCTGAAGAAGAAAAGCGTAATTCTCGAGCGGAACG GTTTGGTATGGGTACCACAACTAATGGATTGGGAGCATCTAACAAGACAGAGGAGGTGAAGAGAAAGGCTAGAGCTGAGAG ATTTGGGCTTTCTGCATCTGTGACTACTGATGACGAGGCAAAGAAGAAAGCACGTCTTGCTAGGTTTTCATCAACATCAAAGCCAGACCCCCAGGaggaagaaaaaaggaaagcaAGAGCAATCAG ATTTTCTAATCCAACACCAAACTCTGTTACACAAGTGGATGGGAAAGGAAACGTTGAGACG ATTGCAGATGTTGCTGGCAAGTCTGGAGGTGGTGCCTGA
- the LOC103489769 gene encoding uncharacterized protein LOC103489769: MMATCKEDIQWSGNKMDVEKGLKTLECLRGRLLAERQASRSAKEEAELMGEKLLKLENQIRKETELRNKAEKRLELLIKKLESLNNASTSVTSTASEISTNSSPSKETESQELKSEKLVSTIPENQCQKILNITTSKQHDEKKPNRNTPDRLNSIPNSESPNNFYIDPRHTSEIPHTKDQSFSVEVKERKHYIDNLAESVPGAAPMANSETGAMKMKEIHERATEVHDALKHIRGNVQSSFERRNHMKAILSM, from the exons ATGATGGCTACTTGCAAGGAAGATATACAATGGAG TGGAAATAAAATGGACGTTGAAAAGGGTTTGAAAACTTTAGAGTGCTTAAGAGGAAGATTGCTTGCAGAAAGACAGGCTTCAAGATCAGCCAAAGAAGAGGCAGAGCTTATGGGGGAAAAG CTGTTAAAGTTGGAGAATCAGATTAGAAAGGAAACAGAGCTAAGAAACAAAGCTGAGAAGAGGCTTGAACTCTTGATAAAGAAGCTTGAATCCCTCAACAATGCTTCAACATCAGTAACCTCAACTGCATCAGAAATTTCCACAAATTCCTCACCCTCAAAGGAAACAGAAAGCCAAGAATTAAAATCAGAGAAACTCGTTTCAACAATTCCGGAAAACCAATGCCAGAAAATTCTCAATATTACCACATCCAAACAGCACGATGAGAAAAAACCTAATCGAAATACACCGGATCGACTCAATTCAATTCCCAACTCCGAATCTCCGAACAATTTCTACATCGATCCGCGGCATACCTCTGAAATCCCTCATACAAAAGATCAAAG TTTTTCAGTAGAAGTAAAGGAGAGAAAACATTACATAGATAACTTGGCAGAATCAGTCCCCGGAGCAGCGCCGATGGCGAATTCAGAGACCGGAGCGATGAAGATGAAGGAAATCCATGAGAGGGCAACAGAAGTTCATGATGCTCTGAAGCACATAAGAGGAAATGTCCAAAGCTCATTTGAGAGAAGAAATCACATGAAAGCCATATTGAGTATGTAA
- the LOC103489761 gene encoding dirigent protein 17-like, producing MEIPRKEHDFEPSFSSVYELPGEPAIVINGVPDIPACDNALALCNSLDDEKLHGSTGFGEWLEGRVVNKLFGDRYYYGVIIEFDKVTGWYRVEYEDGDFEDLDWHGLEQVLLPMDITIPLKALALKTLKRSRKAQKNRKNKTGNRRGDPKEMEGRRKKSVESKVVLPTEHAA from the coding sequence ATGGAGATACCCAGAAAAGAACATGATTTTGAACCTTCATTTTCGAGTGTTTATGAACTACCAGGAGAGCCTGCTATAGTAATTAATGGGGTGCCTGATATACCCGCTTGTGACAATGCTCTTGCCCTTTGTAATTCTCTagatgatgaaaaattacatgGAAGTACAGGTTTTGGTGAGTGGTTAGAAGGGAGAGTGGTAAACAAATTGTTTGGTGATCGGTATTACTATGGTGTCATAATCGAGTTCGACAAAGTTACAGGATGGTATAGAGTAGAGTATGAAGATGGAGATTTCGAAGATCTCGATTGGCATGGACTCGAACAAGTGCTTTTGCCTATGGACATTACGATTCCATTAAAAGCCTTAGCATTGAAGACTTTGAAGAGAAGCAGGAAGGCACAGAAGAACAGGAAAAACAAGACGGGAAACAGACGAGGCGATCCCAAAGAAATGGAAGGCAGGAGGAAGAAGAGTGTGGAAAGTAAAGTTGTACTACCAACAGAACATGCAGCTTAA